One Syngnathoides biaculeatus isolate LvHL_M chromosome 4, ASM1980259v1, whole genome shotgun sequence DNA window includes the following coding sequences:
- the rnf215 gene encoding LOW QUALITY PROTEIN: RING finger protein 215 (The sequence of the model RefSeq protein was modified relative to this genomic sequence to represent the inferred CDS: inserted 1 base in 1 codon): MMAPPLVVFLWPGLVLPFAAAAPSRLGLAVVEVYAEQRFSGAFLRGEVVTAGRGERNEDADKEPESLEGELVLIQDAEPQVRGDDKERELWIGVLPVEDHQVSARKQQESFTEAVVNRMKRALVLGASALIILALNQNSVREMDLSPVLSKPVIVIQTSENVTRLIGALLRGLHATAKITFANILPDNLVSVGHSTPWRTVSXLTVCVVGQGATLTLWSSCGRSRGGPYGEWQGVICTGETNSQVQKYLQQLWDTVLWVALFLSSAVILQARRQNHNRQLHGNSESLPKHDVLKIISSLHTKTYQRAKVRRDDTDNCAVCLETFNHNQCLRVLPCRHEYHRDCVDPWLLLHHTCPLCKRSILSAIHSHS, translated from the exons ATGATGGCGCCCCCGCTGGTTGTGTTTCTGTGGCCGGGGCTGGTGCTGCCTTTTGCGGCGGCGGCCCCCTCTCGTCTGGGGCTCGCCGTTGTTGAGGTGTACGCGGAGCAGCGGTTTAGCGGCGCTTTTCTCCGCGGTGAGGTGGTTACCGCCGGCCGGGGAGAGAGGAACGAGGACGCCGACAAGGAACCGGAGAGCCTGGAGGGAGAACTTGTTCTG attcAGGACGCGGAGCCGCAGGTGAGAGGAGATGACAAGGAGAGGGAGCTTTGGATCGGCGTGTTGCCCGTGGAGGACCACCAAGTGTCCGCCAGGAAGCAGCAGGAGTCCTTCACAGAGGCTGTGGTCAACAGG ATGAAGCGGGCGTTGGTGCTCGGAGCATCTGCGCTCATCATCCTGGCTCTCAACCAAAACTCAGTCAGAGAA ATGGACTTGTCTCCAGTTCTTTCCAAACCGGTTATCGTAATCCAGACGTCGGAGAACGTGACCAGGCTCATCGGAGCATTGCTCAG AGGCCTCCATGCAACCGCTAAGATTACCTTTGCCAACATTCTACCTGACAACCTGGTGAGTGTTGGACACAGCACCCCCTGGAGGACAGTCA GGCTGACAGTGTGTGTTGTGGGGCAGGGGGCCACATTGACACTGTGGTCGAGCTGTGGgcgctccagaggggggccctaCGGTGAGTGGCAGGGTGTCATTTGCACGGGAGAGACAAACTCACAGGTGCAG AAATACCTGCAGCAGCTGTGGGACACAGTCCTGTGGGTCGCGCTCTTCCTCAGCAGCGCTGTCATCCTACAGGCCCGTCGGCAGAACCACAACCGCCAGCTCCACGGGAACTCAGAG TCTCTCCCCAAGCATGACGTTCTGAAAATTATCTCCTCACTCCACACCAAAACCTACCAAAGGGCCAAAGTGCGGCGCGACGACACAGACAACTGCGCCGTTTGTCTGGAGACTTTTAACCACAATCAG TGTCTTCGTGTGTTGCCGTGTCGACACGAGTACCACAGAGACTGCGTGGACCCCTGGCTGCTGCTGCATCACACGTGCCCACTGTGCAAGCGCAGCATCCTCA GCGCCATCCACAGTCACAGTTAG